One genomic segment of Raphanus sativus cultivar WK10039 unplaced genomic scaffold, ASM80110v3 Scaffold2382, whole genome shotgun sequence includes these proteins:
- the LOC130505563 gene encoding transcription factor MYC2-like, with translation MTDNQIQPMRNLWTTDDNTSMMEAFLTSSDMSALWLQETSATAPAGFNQETLQQRLQALIEGTNEGWTYAIFWQPSYDFSGAPVLGWGDGYYIGEEDKGKPKQRSTPLPFSTPADQEYRKKVLRELNSLISGGGGPVDDAVDEEVTDTEWFFLVSMTQSFASGAGLAGKAFSTGNVVWVSGSDQLSGSSCERAKQGGVFGMQTIACIPSVNGVVELGSTEQIRRSSDLMNKVRLLFNFDVGTNWNLQGENDPSVWINDPIGASEPGNGQFYSKFENGGSSSTITGNPNHDSTLSPVHSQTLNPNFNNNFSGEMNFSTSSKPRPGEILSFGNNGKRSSMNPDPIQFENKRKNSLGLIDDKVLSFGGGGETDHSDLEASVVKETPEKRPKKRGRKPANGREEPLNHVEAERQRREKLNQRFYALRAVVPNVSKMDKASLLGDAIAYINELELNVNKTESEKIKIKNQLEEVKMELAGRKASTCGDLSSSSSSSSATAPVGMEIEVKVMGWDAMIRVESSKRNHPAARLMSALMDLELEVSHASMSVVNDLMIQQATVKMGFRIYTQDQLRASLISKIG, from the coding sequence ATGACGGACAATCAGATACAACCAATGAGGAATCTCTGGACCACGGACGATAACACCTCTATGATGGAAGCTTTCTTGACCTCCTCCGATATGTCAGCCTTATGGCTACAGGAAACGTCGGCGACAGCTCCGGCGGGATTTAACCAGGAGACTCTCCAGCAAAGACTACAAGCACTGATTGAAGGGACAAACGAAGGTTGGACCTACGCTATATTCTGGCAGCCGTCGTACGATTTCTCAGGCGCCCCCGTTCTCGGCTGGGGTGATGGTTATTACATAGGTGAAGAAGACAAAGGAAAGCCCAAACAGAGATCGACTCCACTGCCCTTTTCGACTCCGGCGGATCAGGAGTATCGGAAAAAAGTGTTGCGTGAGCTGAACTCGCTGATCTCCGGCGGAGGTGGTCCTGTGGATGATGCCGTCGATGAGGAGGTGACGGACACGGAGTGGTTCTTCTTGGTTTCGATGACGCAGAGCTTTGCATCTGGTGCTGGGTTGGCGGGTAAAGCGTTCTCGACAGGTAACGTAGTTTGGGTTTCCGGGTCGGATCAGCTATCCGGATCGAGTTGTGAGCGGGCTAAGCAAGGAGGAGTTTTTGGGATGCAGACCATCGCGTGTATCCCTTCGGTCAACGGAGTTGTTGAGCTCGGGTCAACGGAGCAGATCCGACGGAGTTCTGATCTTATGAATAAGGTCCGACTGCTTTTCAATTTCGATGTTGGTACTAACTGGAACCTCCAAGGGGAAAACGACCCGTCTGTATGGATTAATGATCCGATTGGAGCATCCGAACCGGGTAACGGACAGTTTTATTCCAAGTTTGAAAATGGTGGTAGTTCAAGCACCATAACGGGAAACCCGAACCATGATTCGACTCTAAGCCCGGTTCACtcccaaaccctaaatccaaatttcaATAACAATTTCTCTGGCGAAATGAATTTCTCCACGTCGAGTAAACCCAGACCCGGAGAGATATTGAGCTTCGGTAATAATGGTAAACGGAGCTCCATGAATCCCGATCCGATCCAATTCGAGAACAAGAGAAAGAACTCTCTCGGTTTGATCGACGATAAAGTTCTATCATTCGGAGGCGGAGGAGAAACCGATCACTCCGACCTAGAAGCTTCCGTAGTGAAAGAAACCCCGGAGAAACGTCCGAAGAAACGGGGGAGAAAACCGGCGAACGGTAGAGAAGAACCGCTGAACCACGTCGAAGCGGAGAGACAGAGACGCGAGAAACTAAACCAGCGTTTTTACGCGTTACGTGCGGTTGTACCAAACGTTTCGAAAATGGACAAAGCTTCCTTGCTCGGAGACGCCATCGCTTACATCAACGAGCTCGAGTTGAATGTAAACAAGACGGAGTCCGAGAAAATCAAGATCAAGAACCAGCTTGAGGAGGTTAAAATGGAGCTCGCCGGAAGAAAAGCAAGCACGTGTGGagatctttcatcttcttcttcctcctcttcagcTACGGCACCTGTGGGGATGGAGATTGAAGTGAAGGTAATGGGATGGGATGCGATGATTAGGGTGGAATCGAGCAAAAGGAATCATCCAGCGGCGAGATTGATGTCAGCGTTGATGGATTTGGAGCTCGAGGTTAGTCATGCTAGTATGTCGGTGGTTAACGATTTGATGATTCAGCAAGCGACCGTGAAGATGGGGTTCAGAATCTATACGCAGGACCAGCTCCGGGCGAGTTTAATTTCAAAGATCGGTTAA